A window from Primulina huaijiensis isolate GDHJ02 chromosome 11, ASM1229523v2, whole genome shotgun sequence encodes these proteins:
- the LOC140987790 gene encoding uncharacterized protein: protein MRSNPRSDLGRRREQEPERKKTSPPAMGLIKMISGGSTDGDFNRARKSRSRRDCMEVEGMRRNEAVIGFGPEDLKGINLPHNDALVIQDRVANYDILRVFVDSSSSVNVIFKDAFTQMDLQGYHLEAIETALFGFAGHVVYPEGEIVLPLTLGSQDLKKTVMTPFTVVDSPSSYNIILGRPAMNELRAVASTYHQKIKFPVGARVGEVRGDQPSSRKCYMEAVQADQSKTKREGKRARVDEVGGRVVEKGEVHFVAEEEQEVVEVGPGQQIRVARDLHPSTRELTGISPLISEHQLNILPGSHPVKQKKRHFGPEKDKVIDEHIRDLLNAGHIREVQFPT from the exons ATGAGAAGTAATCCGAGAAGTGATCTGGGTAGGAGAAGGGAGCAAGAGCCCGAGAGGAAGAAGACTTCACCCCCGGCCATGGGATTGATTaaaatgatatcaggaggctccACTGATGGAGATTTCAATCGGGCGAGGAAGTCGAGGAGTAGACGAGATTGTATGGAGGTGGAAGGGATGAGGAGAAATGAAGCGGTGATCGGTTTCGGTCCAGAAGATTTAAAAGGCATAAATCTGCCACATAATGACGCCCTGGTTATCCAAGACCGGGTAGccaattatgatattttgagaGTCTTCGTGGACTCAAGCAGCTCTGTTAATGTTATCTTTAAAGATGCCTTTACGCAGATGGATTTGCAAGGTTATCATTTGGAAGCTATAGAGACTGCACTCTTTGGCTTCGCTGGCCATGTGGTTTACCCGGAAGGGGAGATTGTTTTGCCACTAACTTTGGGCTCCCAAGATCTTAAAAAAACAGTGATGACCCCTTTCACTGTGGTGGACTCCCCATCATCGTATAACATTATTTTAGGGAGGCCGGCTATGAACGAATTAAGGGCCGTGGCATCCACCTATCACCAAAAGATCAAATTTCCTGTGGGAGCCCGGGTGGGAGAAGTCCGAGGAGATCAACCTTCTTCTCGGAAATGTTATATGGAAGCAGTTCAGGCTGATCAAAGCAAAACTAAGAGGGAGGGGAAGAGAGCAAGAGTTGATGAAGTAGGAGGGAGAGTAGTGGAGAAGGGAGAGGTCCATTTTGTGGCTGAAGAAGAGCAGGAAGTTGTAGAAGTTGGACCAGGCCAGCAGATCCGGGTGGCTCGAGACCTCCATCCATCCACCCGg GAGCTGACAGGGATTTCACCTCTGATTTCGGAGCATCAACTGAACATTCTTCCGGGATCTCACCCGGTGAAACAAAAGAAACGACACTTTGGTCCGgaaaaggacaaagttattgaCGAACATATAAGAGATCTGTTGAACGCCGGACACATTCGGGAAGTCCAATTTCCTACATAG
- the LOC140987851 gene encoding uncharacterized protein has protein sequence MTRRGKIAYRCRTRKKVRVKKKGSDESDEDYMVGEEEGLDESEGEKHSIVSEDELGESSGECEEEEEDDCQLEEDLGKKKIKKVSRPRGRKGFQGRNNNGIVKPRKKKAVCSEEENQDDEVFNGAKQTKKSRLSQDVEEGGGGDIQLWQGQEKTRNNTRVSSAEKYADYIEKRRKRKRVLFREEKGDDDYDYNNNEEFAPDDDQELLVKKRNRVSRLNRQAAAQIAKGQKRKRNSKVVKRTMRRKLKTQQVIRRRDRPDPGKEFRNQNRISQNEERVIKQVKGRRKKSSVDSDSDFLCSGSSDQDYTISEEERQEVRETAEFCRMRTSSLRNNNVAEVIRDEEVAPSQRKLPGKKGKEKLEDMTIEVGKQVCGICLSEEGKRTVRGILNCCSHYFCFACIMEWSMVESRCPLCKQRFATIKRTARIDGKFNLGNAATPVPERDQVYQPSEEELRGYLDPYENVLCTECQQDEDDALMLLCDLCDSPAHTYCVGLGHEVPEGNWYCDGCKPIILGSSNAQAVNPTSDHRAGHNLAVVSSPGVPVLETFNLNELYVPDTPLTQVAGCSSSPRHSIGDFQADSPSSGSAAFTLYERRRIQRQIHQLRNYRSRCSDRSSDVAQESGSSLFGSQIGQKEVMAPKHTVTPASSSLFGSQIGQKGVMAPQQTVAPARIDQQNVYHQGGIPNRSNTFLNNRETLSPRLNNLRGQILDNEASASRDHSLNGLPCNEFIGINLMIDRGLSNQQFHPCSSRSARGPDTSLPACQSIEMSNSPREKERVQTMVKSHLKSLSRDTEIGYRSFKDIARTSTHTILAAVGLEHRQNEVYPVRTRPLSCDHFESRHTCPIKGQCCSCFDWFVRNVVREIMYTRVSVMPKL, from the exons ATGACAAGGAGGGGCAAGATTGCCTACAGATGTAGGACCAGGAAGAAGGTTAGGGTAAAGAAAAAAGGTTCGGATGAATCAGATGAAGATTACATGGTGGGTGAAGAAGAAGGGCTTGATGAATCAGAGGGTGAAAAGCATTCGATTGTTTCTGAGGATGAATTAGGAGAAAGTTCAGGGGAATGTGAGGAGGAGGAAGAAGATGATTGTCAACTTGAGGAGGATTTGGGAAAAAAGAAGATTAAGAAAGTTTCTAGACCTAGAGGGAGAAAGGGTTTTCAAGGGAGAAATAATAATGGAATCGTTAAGCCAAGAAAGAAAAAGGCTGTTTGTAGTGAAGAAGAAAACCAAGATGATGAAGTTTTCAATGGTGCTAAACAGACAAAGAAAAGTAGGTTATCACAAGATGTAGAAGAAGGTGGTGGTGGTGACATACAACTTTGGCAAGGACaagaaaaaacaagaaataaTACTCGGGTTTCATCTGCAGAAAAATATGCAGATTATATTGAGAAGCGTAGAAAGAGAAAAAGAGTTTTGTTTCGAGAAGAGAAAGGAGATGATGATTATGATTACAACAATAATGAAGAATTTGCGCCAGACGATGACCAAGAATTGCTTGTCAAAAAGAGGAACAGGGTGAGCAGGCTTAACAGGCAAGCTGCTGCTCAGATTGCGAAAGGGCAAAAGAGGAAGAGAAATTCTAAAGTGGTTAAAAGGACCATGAGAAGAAAGCTAAAAACTCAACAAGTCATTAGAAGACGTGATAGACCTGATCCTGGTAAGGAGTTTAGAAATCAGAATCGGATTTCGCAGAATGAGGAAAGGGTTATTAAACAGGTCAAGGGAAGGAGGAAGAAGTCAAGCGTGGATTCTGATTCAGATTTCTTGTGTTCAGGGTCGAGTGATCAAGACTACACTATCTCTGAAGAGGAAAGACAAGAAGTTAGAGAGACTGCTGAATTTTGCAGAATGAGGACCTCTAGTCTGAGGAATAACAATGTCGCGGAGGTTATTCGTGATGAAGAAGTTGCGCCATCTCAAAGAAAACTTCCAGGAAAGAAGGGCAAGGAAAAGTTGGAAGACATGACGATTGAGGTAGGGAAACAGGTCTGTGGGATTTGCCTATCTGAGGAGGGGAAGAGAACAGTCAGAGGAATATTAAATTGTTGCAGTCACTACTTTTGCTTTGCTTGCATAATGGAGTGGTCAATGGTAGAATCTCGTTGCCCCCTCTGTAAGCAACGGTTTGCAACAATCAAAAGAACTGCACGAATTGATGGTAAATTTAATTTGGGGAATGCGGCTACTCCTGTTCCGGAGCGAGATCAG GTTTATCAACCATCGGAGGAGGAGCTCAGGGGCTATCTTGATCCATATGAGAATGTTCTTTGTACGGAATGCCAGCAAGACGAGGATGATGCACTTATGCTTCTGTGCGATCTTTGTGATTCACCTGCACACACATATTGTGTCGGTCTTGGGCATGAAGTACCTGAAGGAAATTGGTACTGTGATGGCTGTAAGCCAATCATTCTTGGTTCTTCAAATGCGCAAGCTGTGAATCCAACCTCTGATCATCGAGCAGGTCACAATCTGGCCGTTGTTTCATCTCCTGGCGTCCCTGTCCTTGAAACTTTTAATCTCAATGAGTTATATGTGCCTGACACACCATTGACTCAAGTAGCTGGATGTTCTTCATCTCCTAGGCATTCTATTGGAGATTTTCAGGCTGACTCCCCTTCATCTGGGTCAGCGGCATTTACTCTTTATGAAAGACGACGAATACAGAGACAGATACATCAACTTCGTAATTACAGAAGTAGATGCTCAGATAGGAGTAGTGATGTCGCCCAAGAATCAGGTAGCAGTCTTTTCGGCTCTCAAATTGGTCAAAAAGAGGTAATGGCACCTAAACATACTGTTACTCCAGCAAGTAGCAGTCTTTTTGGCTCTCAAATTGGTCAAAAAGGGGTAATGGCACCTCAACAGACTGTTGCTCCAGCCAGAATTGATCAGCAAAATGTTTATCACCAGGGAGGAATACCCAACCGTTCAAACACCTTTCTTAATAATAGGGAAACCCTTTCTCCGAGATTAAACAATTTGAGGGGACAAATACTTGACAATGAAGCTTCTGCATCCAGGGATCACTCGCTTAATGGACTGCCCTGTAATGAGTTTATTGGGATCAACCTTATGATTGATCGGGGTTTGAGTAATCAGCAATTCCATCCTTGCAGTAGCCGGTCGGCCCGGGGCCCTGATACTAGCTTACCAGCATGTCAAAGTATAGAGATGAGCAACTCACCTCGAGAGAAGGAACGAGTTCAGACAATGGTTAAAAGTCATTTAAAGAGCTTGTCCAGAGATACGGAAATAG GCTACAGAAGCTTCAAGGACATTGCAAGGACCTCTACACACACCATTTTAGCTGCTGTTGGACTTGAGCACCGGCAGAACGAAGTATACCCAGTACGTACACGGCCTTTAAGCTGTGACCACTTTGAGAGTCGACACACATGCCCAATTAAAGGCCAATGTTGTTCTTGTTTTGACTGGTTTGTCAGAAATGTGGTGAGGGAAATAATGTATACCCGAGTTTCTGTTATGCCGAAGCTTTAG